The following DNA comes from Leifsonia sp. 1010.
ACCACGCGATCACGCCCACGCCGTTCGCCTGCGCGGCGGGCAGCACCTCCAGCTCGACCTGCCGGGTGAGGAGGTTGTAGATCGACTGCTCGCTGACGAGCCCGAGCAGATTGCGCTTGCGCGCCTCGGCCTGCGCCGTTGCGATGTGCCAGCCGGCGAAGTTGCTCGATCCGGCGTACAGGATCTTGCCCTGCGCGATCGCGGTCTCGATGCCCTGCCAGATCTCGTCCCACGGAGTGTCCCGGTCGACGTGGTGGAACTGGTAGATGTCGATGTAGTCGGTCTGCAGGCGCTTCAGGCTGGCATCGAGGGCGCGGCGGATGTTCAGCGCCGACAGCCGGTTCTCGTTCGGCCAGTCGCCCATGTCGCCGTACAGCTTGGTCGCGATCACGGTGCGCTCGCGGCGGCCGCCGCCCTGCGCGAACCAGTTGCCGACGATCGTCTCGGTGGCTCCGCGTCCCTTGTGCTGGCCGTAGACGTTGGCGGTGTCGAAGTAGTTGATGCCGGCGTCGTGGGCGGCATCCATGATCTGGTGGGAATCCTCTTCGGTGGTCTGCGGACCGAAGTTCATCGTGCCGAGGACGAGGCGCGAGACTTTCAGGCCGGACCGGCCCAGGTGTGTGTACTCCATATCCGCCACTCAACGCCCCGCCGAGTCAGATGTCCAACAGGTGGTGTGGATGGGATTGCGCGGTCGCGGTGATGAATCGCGTCAGGCTCGCGGCCGTTACGCGTCTCCGTCGAGAATGCGCCGGCCGGCCTCGCGGATCACCGCGTCGGCGGTCTCGATGTCCGGCCCGGCCATGAACCCGTGCGACGCACCGGGAACCTCGCGGAGCAGCGCGGGGACACCGGCCTCCGCGCATCGCGCCACCAGGTGCTCCGCATCCGGGAGGAGCGAGTCCTCCGAGCCGACCGTGACGAACACCGGCGGGAGGCCTGCCGCATCGACGGCGAGGTCCGGCGCGTCTTCGAGGCGGTCGACGCCCGCCCAGGGGAGGAAGGCCCACTCGGAGAGTTCGCGACCGGGGCCACCCGGCGCCGCGTCGTCGTAGCGCGCGAGGCTGAGGTCGACGTTCGGGTTGGACAGCACGAGGCCGTCAGCACGGGCGGCCCGTGCAGCCGCGAGCGCGACGGCGCCGCCGGCGGAGTCGCCCCACAGCACGACCCGACGGTTCCCTTCGCGGCGGAGGGCTTCCGCGACGGCGACCGCATCGGCGGTGGAGTCGGCGAGACGCGCCTCCGGGGCCAGCCGGTAGTCGACCGAGACAACGGAGACACCGAGAATCCCTGCGATCCGACGGCAGTATCCGTCCTGCAGTTCGAGGTCGCCGAGGATCCCGTAGCCGCCGTGCAGGAACACCACCACGGCATCCGGGGGCGTCGCTGCTCTCGGCGTGTACCGGCGTGTGCTCACACCGCCGACGGGCTCGTCGTCGGCGACCCCGTCGAAGGGCACGCGCGGGCGCGCGAGGGCACGCGCGCGGGCGTCGGCACGCAGCCGCGCGACATCGGGATCGACCATGGGTTCAGCATCCCACCCGCAGCGGGATGTGCACCGGTCAGGCGCGGAGGGCGGCCTCGAGCTCGGGGTCGGTCGGCTCCACCAGGTGGCGGCCGTCCGGGAAGACGATGACCGGGATGTTGGTGCGTCCGCTGATCTGCTGAGCGCGGTCGGCCTCTTCGGGGCGCGCGACGAGGTCGATGTACTCGTAGTCGGCGCCGAGTCGGTCGAGGAGGGACTTGGAGCGGATGCAGTCGCGGCACCAGTCGGCGCCGAAGACGGTCACACGGTCGAAGGAGACGGTCGGAGAAGTCATTGCTCCAGGTTAAGCGCCGCTGTCTGAGAGTCCGGTGGTGCCATCCACCAGCAGCGTGGCGCGGGACTTGGACGCCTCGATCAGGACGGCGTTCGCGCCGTCGACATCCCGTGCCCACGCCGTCGCCGCCTCGACCGACCGGCCGTGGCGGGTATGCCGGTCGACCAGCCGCCGCATCCGTTCGTTCTGCGGCGTCTCCACGAACCACGACTCGGCGAGGAGCGCGGGGATCCGCGACCACGGGTCGGCGTCGATGAGGAGGTAGTTGCCCTCGACCACGACGATGCGCGTGGCCGGAGGTACAGCGATGGAGCCGGCGACCGGTTCGTCGACCGTTCGCTCGAACGCCGGCGCGTAGACGGGGTTGCCCGTCTCGGTGAGCACGCGCTGGAGCAGGGCCGCGAATCCCCACCCGTCGAAGGTGTCGATCGCGCCCTTGCGGTCGTGCCGTCCGAGCGCGTCGAGGGTGGCGTTGGCGAGGTGGAAGCCGTCCATCGGGAGGTGGACGGCCGTGCCGGTCCCGGCGAGTTCGTTCACCCGGTGGGCGACGCGGCGTGCGAGCGTCGTCTTGCCCGATCCGGGGCTGCCCGCGAC
Coding sequences within:
- a CDS encoding aldo/keto reductase; amino-acid sequence: MEYTHLGRSGLKVSRLVLGTMNFGPQTTEEDSHQIMDAAHDAGINYFDTANVYGQHKGRGATETIVGNWFAQGGGRRERTVIATKLYGDMGDWPNENRLSALNIRRALDASLKRLQTDYIDIYQFHHVDRDTPWDEIWQGIETAIAQGKILYAGSSNFAGWHIATAQAEARKRNLLGLVSEQSIYNLLTRQVELEVLPAAQANGVGVIAWSPLHGGLLGGVIRKQNEGKRRLEGRAAETLEKHRDAIEAYEDFAAELGHEPGDLALAWLLTRPGVTGPIIGPRTQEQLDGGLRAIDIHLDDAALARLDEIFPGHKTAPEDYAW
- a CDS encoding alpha/beta hydrolase; translation: MVDPDVARLRADARARALARPRVPFDGVADDEPVGGVSTRRYTPRAATPPDAVVVFLHGGYGILGDLELQDGYCRRIAGILGVSVVSVDYRLAPEARLADSTADAVAVAEALRREGNRRVVLWGDSAGGAVALAAARAARADGLVLSNPNVDLSLARYDDAAPGGPGRELSEWAFLPWAGVDRLEDAPDLAVDAAGLPPVFVTVGSEDSLLPDAEHLVARCAEAGVPALLREVPGASHGFMAGPDIETADAVIREAGRRILDGDA
- a CDS encoding glutaredoxin family protein; protein product: MTSPTVSFDRVTVFGADWCRDCIRSKSLLDRLGADYEYIDLVARPEEADRAQQISGRTNIPVIVFPDGRHLVEPTDPELEAALRA
- a CDS encoding nucleoside/nucleotide kinase family protein, whose amino-acid sequence is MGRVTTESTASPVSDLTALAERALALAPTGGRAIVGVAGSPGSGKTTLARRVAHRVNELAGTGTAVHLPMDGFHLANATLDALGRHDRKGAIDTFDGWGFAALLQRVLTETGNPVYAPAFERTVDEPVAGSIAVPPATRIVVVEGNYLLIDADPWSRIPALLAESWFVETPQNERMRRLVDRHTRHGRSVEAATAWARDVDGANAVLIEASKSRATLLVDGTTGLSDSGA